One part of the Saprospiraceae bacterium genome encodes these proteins:
- a CDS encoding TraB/GumN family protein produces the protein MAFESGLLWKLSFKNTLNSYLFGTIHLNSSILNDNRILFSSLLNQCNAFAAEIDMDKMEFSNMQSYFRLPDGQNWKEAFKNNQWDKMQSISKKLFHLDLDQFSTIYPLLLINQLSLQLIGRQQEKSLDQILWEMATEAGLEKIGLEDFHQHFSMIEEIKLSDQLKMLKDLFSNLHSSRKLYLKMISDYQKQDNRSIYHISRKMLGKYRTIMLIHRNHIISNRIVEIGASKTCFFTCGAGHLYGNQGVLRNLKKQGIKLQPVNI, from the coding sequence ATGGCATTTGAATCCGGTCTATTGTGGAAATTAAGTTTTAAGAATACACTGAATTCTTATCTATTTGGCACGATTCATTTGAATAGTTCTATTCTGAATGATAATCGCATTTTATTTTCAAGTTTGTTAAATCAATGCAATGCATTTGCTGCTGAAATTGATATGGACAAAATGGAATTTAGTAACATGCAGTCTTATTTTAGATTGCCTGATGGTCAAAATTGGAAAGAGGCATTTAAGAATAATCAATGGGATAAAATGCAATCAATCTCTAAAAAATTATTTCATCTGGATCTTGACCAATTTTCAACTATTTATCCGCTGCTGTTAATTAATCAATTAAGTTTACAGTTGATTGGAAGACAACAAGAAAAATCATTAGATCAAATACTTTGGGAAATGGCTACAGAAGCCGGTTTAGAAAAAATCGGATTGGAAGATTTTCATCAACATTTTAGTATGATTGAGGAAATTAAATTGTCAGATCAATTAAAAATGTTGAAAGATTTATTCTCAAATCTGCACAGTTCACGTAAATTGTATTTGAAAATGATATCAGATTATCAAAAACAGGATAATCGATCTATCTATCATATAAGCAGAAAAATGTTGGGTAAATATCGAACGATTATGCTGATTCATAGAAATCATATAATTTCGAATCGAATTGTAGAAATTGGAGCCTCTAAAACATGTTTCTTTACCTGCGGTGCCGGACATTTATATGGGAATCAAGGAGTGCTAAGAAACTTGAAAAAACAAGGGATAAAATTGCAACCTGTAAACATTTAG
- a CDS encoding gliding motility protein GldC yields the protein MSKTTEIKLIVNLDEQNIPESIFWSTDNHQDKGANAKAFLLSIFEEESKDTLKLDLWTKDFQMEEMNRFMFHSLQAMCDTYVKATNNKDLANQFMNFVNYFGEKTEIITPTE from the coding sequence ATGAGCAAAACTACAGAGATTAAATTAATAGTAAACCTCGATGAACAGAATATACCGGAGTCCATTTTTTGGTCAACCGATAATCATCAGGATAAAGGTGCAAATGCTAAAGCATTTCTGTTATCCATTTTTGAGGAAGAGTCAAAAGATACCCTAAAACTTGATTTATGGACTAAAGATTTTCAAATGGAGGAAATGAATCGTTTTATGTTCCATTCCCTGCAAGCGATGTGCGACACTTATGTTAAAGCAACTAACAATAAGGATTTAGCAAATCAGTTTATGAATTTTGTAAATTACTTCGGTGAGAAGACAGAAATTATTACTCCTACGGAGTAA
- a CDS encoding M28 family peptidase, producing the protein MKRFTKIFFFLLYGLSLLTSQSNFSLSDPACLDLLKGNFKADSFADRELQANENLSNFLVSQINADSLHRYLAGLVSFNNRNTIADQLSKPTEGILGARNWIRSYLNYWSNQEKSVLIPCEFEFDFTMCSRIRHRELFAIIPGTGALRDELVIVEAHLDSRCEDVCDTLCVAQGADDNGSGSSLLMELTRHLSKVKLNRTLVILWVTGEEQGLGGSRSFATFCKQNGIKIKAVFNNDIVGGIECGVTSSPPSCPGPNLMDSLRLRIFSAGTTNSMPKNLARLTRILVEENLMKAMPLAPKIDIMFGEDRSGRGSDHIPFREQGYPAIRFTSSYEHGDGNPTQVGYTDRQHSTRDILGKDLNGDGIFDSLYVNFNYLRNNTIVNALSAVNAASSNLDAFTLVVTPKVRSLNLKIENPQAAKKFVFGVRRINSAYFDTVIISDQPEILIEELIPTQYYITACGIDSLGWISMFGQEYNVRVFSLVEDTKRKAFVELLQNKPNPFDEQTLIPIFVNDISNIKTAELMVTSADGRIVKKIELQLIPGINELIYDYNWHNYECGIFYYSLFINGQKVDTKKMELVAY; encoded by the coding sequence ATGAAAAGATTTACAAAGATATTTTTCTTTTTACTTTATGGGCTTAGTTTATTAACAAGTCAAAGTAACTTCAGTTTATCAGATCCTGCATGTCTTGATCTATTAAAAGGAAATTTTAAAGCAGATTCATTTGCCGATAGAGAGCTCCAGGCTAATGAAAATCTAAGTAATTTTCTAGTTTCGCAAATAAATGCTGATTCATTACATAGATATTTAGCTGGTTTAGTCTCTTTTAATAATAGAAATACGATTGCTGATCAACTTTCAAAGCCTACAGAAGGGATTCTTGGTGCAAGAAACTGGATTCGATCCTATCTTAATTATTGGTCAAATCAAGAAAAGTCCGTTTTAATTCCGTGTGAGTTTGAATTTGATTTTACAATGTGCTCTCGGATAAGGCACCGTGAATTATTTGCGATTATTCCGGGTACAGGTGCTTTGCGAGATGAACTGGTAATTGTGGAAGCGCATTTAGATAGCCGCTGTGAAGATGTTTGCGATACTCTTTGTGTAGCACAAGGAGCGGATGATAATGGAAGCGGATCTTCATTATTAATGGAACTTACGAGGCATTTAAGTAAGGTAAAATTGAATAGAACCTTGGTAATTTTATGGGTTACTGGTGAAGAACAAGGACTTGGTGGATCTAGATCCTTTGCCACATTTTGTAAGCAAAATGGCATTAAAATTAAAGCAGTCTTTAATAATGACATTGTAGGGGGCATTGAATGTGGGGTGACTTCATCACCTCCTAGTTGTCCCGGACCAAATTTGATGGATAGCTTAAGGCTCAGAATTTTTTCTGCCGGGACAACGAATAGCATGCCTAAAAATTTGGCCCGATTAACCAGAATTTTAGTAGAAGAAAATCTTATGAAAGCAATGCCATTGGCTCCTAAAATTGATATCATGTTTGGTGAAGATCGTTCTGGAAGAGGAAGTGATCATATTCCATTCAGAGAACAAGGGTATCCAGCAATTCGATTTACATCTTCCTATGAACATGGAGACGGAAATCCTACACAGGTAGGATATACTGACCGGCAGCATAGCACTCGGGACATCTTAGGGAAAGATCTTAACGGAGATGGCATTTTCGATAGCTTATATGTGAATTTTAATTACTTACGCAACAATACAATAGTAAATGCACTTTCTGCTGTAAATGCGGCTTCCTCCAATTTAGATGCATTTACGCTTGTGGTTACACCTAAAGTGCGATCCTTAAATTTAAAGATTGAAAATCCACAAGCAGCTAAGAAATTTGTTTTTGGTGTTCGGCGAATTAATAGTGCTTATTTTGATACGGTAATAATTTCAGACCAACCAGAAATATTAATTGAAGAATTAATTCCTACACAATATTATATAACTGCCTGTGGAATTGATTCATTAGGTTGGATCAGTATGTTTGGTCAAGAATATAATGTACGTGTATTTAGTTTAGTAGAAGATACAAAACGAAAAGCTTTTGTGGAGCTATTGCAAAACAAGCCGAACCCTTTTGATGAACAAACGTTAATACCCATTTTTGTAAATGATATTTCGAATATTAAGACAGCGGAACTTATGGTGACTTCAGCCGACGGTAGGATCGTAAAGAAAATTGAGCTTCAATTAATTCCTGGAATTAATGAATTGATCTATGATTATAATT
- a CDS encoding Lrp/AsnC family transcriptional regulator encodes MADKLDKIDVKILNLLQENSKITNLELSRKIGLSPAPTLERVKKLEQLEVIESYHAKVNPNKVQLSISTFVLVNLAWNKTRAMESFVEKIKNIEEVTDCYVITGDADILMKIVCKDIQSYEMLLFKKLSAIEEVERLKTLMNLSVVKSSNKLPIHIEDLD; translated from the coding sequence ATGGCAGACAAATTGGATAAAATCGATGTTAAAATTCTAAACTTACTCCAGGAAAATAGTAAGATTACAAATCTTGAGCTATCTAGAAAAATTGGATTATCACCAGCTCCTACTTTGGAACGTGTAAAAAAGCTCGAGCAATTAGAAGTTATAGAGAGCTATCATGCTAAAGTCAATCCCAACAAAGTGCAATTAAGCATTAGCACCTTTGTTTTAGTCAACTTAGCTTGGAACAAAACACGCGCTATGGAAAGTTTTGTTGAGAAAATTAAAAATATTGAAGAAGTTACGGATTGCTATGTAATTACAGGTGATGCAGATATCCTTATGAAAATAGTTTGCAAAGACATTCAATCTTATGAAATGTTATTGTTTAAAAAACTTTCAGCTATTGAAGAAGTCGAACGTTTAAAAACCTTAATGAATCTATCTGTTGTAAAATCTTCTAATAAACTACCCATTCATATTGAAGATTTAGATTAA
- a CDS encoding TonB-dependent receptor — protein MKLFIWFCFYFLMFSSSGYSQKNYTISGYIKEYGSGETMIGANLYLISNPATGTVSNSYGFYSFTLPEGEHRLLFSYLGYASEQINFNLQQDTIFDVFLKPGIYMQEVEITAENPRNNIESTEMGTIDISMETIKKLPALLGEVDLIKILQLLPGVSSATEGTAGIYVRGGGPDQNLVLLDEAIVYNTGHLLGFFSVFNSDAIKNSILIKGNMPANYGGRISSVIDVQMKEGNNQDYVAEGGVGLISSRFTVQGPLQKYKSSFILSGRRTYALDLAQPFISKTKFAGTNYYFYDLNAKVNYQLGSKDRIFISGYFGRDVFKFANEERGFKVELPYGNATGTFRWNHILQDNLFLNVSLIANDYHFGLHGGQEAFQFNIDSGVRDYSVKTDLDYYPNPTHQIKTGFRYTYHRLSPNVINATNGEVTFSTKFEPKFGHETEVYVMDDWAVRSGIKINAGVRISMFNHVGPYVSSSNQVVYNSGELVKTYVVPEPRIGMNFNVSQSASIKGGVSLSSQYIHLVSNSGSTLPADVWVPSTELVKPQIGIQYALGYYRNFMDNAIEASIETYYKDLRNQLDYKENYVENFSAEIENEFVSGKGRAYGLELFIRKNKGRLTGWIGYTLSKTERWFEAIEQGRVYPAVYDRPHDLVCVFNYSLSRNWQVSGNFIYATGRSYTPIKSVFFIDARPNIEYGPRNSARLEDYHRMDLSFIYENVEKLKKPFHSSWAFSIYNIYNRKNPFFTYTDFESNVFTGNASAKALKVSVFTIIPSVTWNFYWNIKK, from the coding sequence ATGAAATTGTTTATTTGGTTTTGTTTCTATTTTTTAATGTTTTCATCTAGTGGGTATTCCCAAAAAAATTACACAATTAGTGGATATATTAAGGAATACGGATCTGGTGAAACCATGATCGGCGCTAATTTATACTTAATAAGCAATCCAGCCACAGGGACCGTTAGTAATTCCTATGGATTTTATTCATTTACATTGCCAGAAGGTGAGCATCGTTTATTGTTCTCTTATTTAGGCTACGCATCTGAACAAATAAACTTTAATTTGCAACAGGATACCATTTTTGATGTCTTTTTGAAACCTGGTATTTATATGCAGGAAGTGGAGATTACTGCAGAAAATCCTAGGAACAATATTGAAAGTACCGAGATGGGTACTATTGATATTTCTATGGAGACAATTAAAAAATTACCTGCATTATTAGGAGAAGTCGATCTTATAAAAATATTGCAACTTTTGCCTGGGGTTTCTTCTGCTACGGAAGGAACAGCTGGAATCTATGTAAGAGGTGGTGGTCCTGATCAGAATCTTGTATTGTTGGATGAAGCCATTGTTTATAATACGGGACATCTGCTTGGGTTTTTTAGTGTATTTAATTCAGATGCAATTAAAAATTCAATTTTAATTAAAGGAAATATGCCAGCGAATTATGGCGGCCGTATATCCTCCGTTATTGATGTCCAGATGAAAGAAGGAAATAATCAGGATTATGTAGCAGAAGGAGGCGTTGGTTTAATATCCAGTAGATTTACAGTGCAAGGCCCTTTGCAAAAGTATAAAAGTTCCTTTATTCTTTCTGGTAGAAGAACGTATGCACTTGATCTCGCACAACCTTTTATTAGCAAAACAAAATTTGCAGGAACGAATTATTATTTTTATGATTTAAATGCAAAGGTAAATTATCAACTTGGATCAAAAGATCGGATTTTTATTAGCGGTTATTTCGGTAGAGATGTTTTTAAGTTTGCGAATGAAGAAAGAGGTTTTAAAGTTGAATTGCCATATGGTAATGCTACGGGAACATTTCGATGGAACCATATTTTACAGGATAATCTTTTTTTAAATGTATCCTTGATTGCAAATGATTATCATTTTGGTTTGCATGGAGGCCAGGAAGCCTTTCAATTTAATATAGATTCTGGTGTAAGGGACTATTCTGTTAAAACGGATTTGGATTATTATCCGAACCCAACACATCAAATTAAAACAGGTTTTCGATATACCTATCATAGGTTATCGCCAAATGTAATTAATGCGACAAATGGTGAGGTTACCTTCTCAACAAAATTTGAACCTAAATTTGGACATGAAACAGAGGTTTATGTGATGGATGATTGGGCTGTTCGCAGCGGTATTAAAATCAATGCTGGTGTAAGAATTTCAATGTTTAATCATGTGGGTCCTTATGTGTCTTCAAGTAATCAAGTGGTTTATAATTCCGGAGAACTTGTAAAAACATATGTTGTACCAGAACCAAGAATTGGAATGAATTTTAATGTTTCACAAAGCGCATCCATCAAAGGTGGTGTTTCTTTGTCTAGTCAATATATCCATTTAGTTAGTAATTCAGGAAGTACTTTGCCAGCTGATGTGTGGGTGCCAAGTACAGAACTCGTGAAACCTCAAATTGGAATTCAATATGCACTTGGCTATTACCGTAACTTTATGGATAATGCAATAGAGGCTTCCATCGAAACGTATTATAAGGATCTTAGAAATCAATTGGATTACAAAGAAAATTATGTCGAAAATTTCTCAGCAGAAATTGAAAATGAATTTGTTTCTGGGAAAGGTAGAGCCTATGGTTTGGAATTATTTATTAGAAAAAATAAAGGCAGGTTAACGGGATGGATAGGATATACATTATCAAAAACAGAACGTTGGTTTGAAGCTATTGAGCAGGGTAGAGTATACCCAGCTGTTTATGATAGACCACATGATTTGGTATGTGTGTTTAATTATAGTTTAAGCCGCAATTGGCAAGTTTCTGGAAATTTTATTTATGCAACCGGAAGATCGTATACACCAATCAAAAGCGTATTCTTTATTGATGCCAGACCAAATATTGAATACGGTCCTAGAAACAGTGCAAGATTAGAAGATTACCACAGAATGGATTTGTCTTTCATTTATGAAAATGTTGAGAAGCTTAAAAAACCATTTCATTCAAGTTGGGCTTTTAGTATTTATAATATTTATAATCGGAAGAATCCCTTTTTTACTTATACAGATTTCGAATCCAATGTATTTACTGGAAATGCATCTGCGAAAGCATTAAAAGTTTCTGTATTTACAATAATTCCTTCTGTAACCTGGAATTTTTATTGGAATATTAAAAAATAA
- the fdhD gene encoding formate dehydrogenase accessory sulfurtransferase FdhD, producing MLSQLSLEIRNKQITRIEHEKVSKTDLIVIEEPLEINLSYIQNGKLKYKTISITMRTPGDDENLVRGFLFTEGIVKNPITDIDHFEFRFNCNAEPVEQQTIIVHLKEHCIPQIENLERHFYTSSSCGVCGKTAIDLSLDNCAFLLRKDYPVLKSQILYSLVEKLNNAQLIFQKTGSIHGCAIFDTHGNLILSAEDVGRHNALDKLVGKAFTHSLVPLQDHLIVLSGRVSFELVQKAFMIGTPILAAVGAPSSLAIETAEVFGISLIGFLKHNKANIYSNPNRIAIE from the coding sequence ATGCTAAGTCAGTTATCGCTAGAAATTAGAAATAAGCAAATTACAAGAATAGAGCATGAAAAAGTATCTAAAACAGATCTTATCGTTATAGAAGAACCCCTTGAAATTAACTTAAGTTATATTCAAAATGGCAAACTAAAATATAAGACAATATCAATTACGATGCGCACACCAGGCGATGATGAAAATTTGGTGCGCGGATTTCTATTCACAGAAGGAATTGTAAAAAACCCTATCACAGATATTGATCATTTTGAATTTAGATTTAATTGCAATGCCGAACCGGTCGAACAACAAACTATAATAGTACATTTAAAAGAACATTGCATTCCACAAATCGAAAACCTTGAACGGCATTTTTATACAAGCTCAAGTTGCGGTGTTTGTGGTAAAACAGCCATCGATCTGTCCTTAGATAATTGTGCATTTTTGTTGCGAAAAGATTACCCAGTTTTAAAATCTCAAATATTATATAGCCTTGTTGAAAAATTAAATAACGCGCAACTAATATTTCAAAAAACAGGCAGTATTCACGGTTGTGCGATATTCGACACCCATGGGAATTTAATATTATCCGCTGAAGATGTGGGTCGGCATAATGCTTTAGACAAACTTGTAGGTAAAGCTTTTACGCATAGTTTAGTACCATTACAAGATCATTTGATCGTATTAAGTGGAAGAGTTAGTTTTGAATTAGTCCAAAAAGCATTCATGATTGGAACCCCAATACTTGCTGCTGTTGGTGCACCGTCGAGTCTTGCTATAGAAACAGCAGAAGTTTTTGGAATTAGCCTAATTGGCTTTTTGAAACATAACAAAGCCAATATATATTCCAATCCAAATAGAATAGCAATTGAATGA
- a CDS encoding Glu/Leu/Phe/Val dehydrogenase: protein MTKTNNGSFLESVNRNFDRAASFTDISEGILEQIKACNAVYEMKFPVRIGDKIQVIQAFRAQHSHHRLPTKGGIRYNEHVDKEEVEALAALMTYKCAIVDVPFGGAKGGVKINPREYTEEQLERITRRYTTELIRKNFIGPGIDVPAPDYGTGPREMAWIYDTYLTFKGGDIDAAGCVTGKPVNQNGIRGRNEATGRGVFYGLRELCDTDDAMQKVGLDKGLAGKKVVIQGLGNVGSFTGSIMQDEGDIKIIAVSEYEGSIYNENGINITELLTYRKENGSILGFPGSKTLPSKEAALELECDILIPAALENQITIENANKIQAKIIGEAANGPISADAEEILNKKGIIIVPDMFLNAGGVTVSYFEWLKNLSHMRFGRMEKRFDSNTYSNFVGLIEKLTAKKIGLREREFLTKGADEIDLVRSGLEETMVTSFQQIWETYKENNKIDGLRSAAFVCALNKISNDYSSLGIFP from the coding sequence ATGACGAAAACAAATAATGGATCCTTTTTAGAAAGTGTAAACCGAAATTTTGACAGAGCAGCAAGTTTTACTGATATTTCAGAAGGAATTTTAGAACAAATTAAAGCTTGCAATGCTGTATATGAAATGAAATTTCCAGTCAGAATTGGAGATAAAATTCAAGTAATTCAGGCATTTCGGGCACAACATAGCCACCATAGATTACCTACAAAAGGAGGGATTCGATATAATGAGCATGTTGATAAGGAAGAAGTAGAAGCGTTAGCTGCATTGATGACCTATAAATGCGCAATAGTAGATGTTCCTTTTGGAGGTGCAAAAGGAGGTGTTAAAATCAATCCCAGAGAATATACTGAAGAACAACTTGAGCGCATTACCAGAAGATATACAACAGAACTAATACGGAAAAATTTTATTGGACCTGGTATTGATGTTCCAGCACCTGATTATGGTACAGGGCCTCGTGAAATGGCCTGGATTTATGATACTTATCTTACGTTTAAAGGGGGAGACATTGATGCTGCAGGATGCGTTACTGGAAAACCTGTCAATCAAAATGGTATCCGGGGACGGAATGAAGCTACTGGTCGAGGTGTTTTTTACGGTTTAAGAGAATTGTGTGACACCGATGATGCAATGCAAAAAGTTGGTTTGGACAAAGGATTAGCTGGAAAGAAAGTCGTAATTCAGGGATTGGGAAATGTGGGTTCCTTTACGGGTTCTATTATGCAGGATGAAGGAGATATTAAAATCATTGCAGTATCAGAATATGAAGGTTCTATTTATAATGAAAATGGTATCAATATAACTGAATTATTGACTTATCGTAAAGAAAATGGGTCGATTCTTGGGTTCCCGGGAAGTAAGACCTTGCCTTCTAAAGAAGCAGCACTAGAATTGGAATGTGACATTTTAATTCCAGCAGCATTAGAAAATCAAATAACGATTGAAAATGCGAACAAGATTCAAGCAAAAATCATTGGAGAAGCAGCGAATGGGCCTATATCTGCCGACGCAGAGGAAATTTTAAATAAAAAAGGAATTATCATTGTTCCAGATATGTTTTTAAATGCTGGCGGGGTTACTGTATCCTATTTTGAATGGCTAAAGAACCTGTCACATATGCGTTTTGGTCGTATGGAAAAACGTTTCGATTCAAATACCTATTCTAATTTTGTTGGTTTGATAGAAAAACTTACTGCTAAAAAAATCGGACTTAGGGAACGTGAATTTTTAACAAAAGGGGCAGATGAGATTGATTTAGTGCGATCTGGATTAGAAGAAACTATGGTTACTTCTTTCCAGCAAATTTGGGAAACTTATAAGGAAAACAATAAAATAGATGGCCTGAGAAGTGCTGCGTTTGTTTGTGCTTTAAATAAAATATCAAACGATTATTCAAGTCTTGGAATTTTTCCATAG
- a CDS encoding molybdenum cofactor guanylyltransferase, producing the protein MKLNGLILCGGKSSRLGLPKYKLHKNGIPLYRSMLKLLEPICKTVYISCRQDQIQDLKHAHILCDQNSTNGPLEGLYQAFVENSKSDWLIIAVDLVYITFEDIELLVKNQDETYQAICLNNPETNEPYPLFAIYNASIFKNLIAEYNSKLKSAKRLLMESKIKTIPLEDSNILKGINTVEDLNKWNELQAI; encoded by the coding sequence ATGAAATTAAATGGATTAATACTTTGTGGTGGGAAAAGTTCAAGACTGGGGCTCCCAAAATACAAGCTCCATAAAAATGGAATCCCATTATACAGATCCATGTTAAAACTATTAGAACCAATTTGTAAAACGGTATATATTTCATGTAGACAGGATCAAATTCAAGATCTTAAGCATGCGCATATTTTATGTGATCAAAATTCGACAAATGGTCCATTAGAAGGCTTGTATCAAGCTTTTGTTGAAAACTCCAAAAGTGATTGGTTAATTATAGCTGTTGATCTGGTCTATATAACATTTGAAGATATTGAATTGCTTGTTAAAAATCAAGATGAAACATATCAAGCTATTTGTTTAAACAACCCAGAAACCAATGAGCCATATCCTTTATTTGCTATTTATAACGCTTCGATATTCAAGAATCTAATAGCAGAATATAACAGTAAACTAAAATCCGCTAAACGTCTTCTTATGGAATCTAAAATTAAAACAATACCGTTGGAAGATTCAAATATTTTAAAAGGAATTAATACCGTTGAAGATTTAAATAAATGGAATGAATTGCAAGCTATTTAA
- a CDS encoding DUF4249 family protein, translating into MNYKNISGLMLLLGTLLTSCEEEFIPGDTIYEKQLVIECYLEKSSNNIPVYAIISYSLPFYSSFGIDVVNNSFVRSADVSIYDGVSRYTLQELCLSSLQEPLRTEVIKQFGFNPDSIKTDICIYVDLSGQIKPKEDVNYELRVITQSDTFFSQTQIPDLIPIDSFWFEKPPGKNSNDTFAQMFCIISDLQGQSDYYRYLTAGKEEQLTAGIASVTDDVFFDGQKFKFTLSKAQGADESFGDNTGLFKRGDTVQIKWCNIPESHFSFWSTLETSRTRQGPFSSYVRINGNIQNGLGIFGGQNCAYYKIVVPK; encoded by the coding sequence ATGAACTACAAAAATATTTCAGGATTAATGTTATTACTTGGTACTTTATTAACTTCTTGTGAAGAAGAATTTATACCTGGTGATACTATTTATGAAAAACAATTGGTGATTGAATGCTATTTGGAGAAGAGTAGTAATAATATTCCAGTCTATGCAATTATAAGTTATTCTTTACCTTTTTATTCATCGTTTGGTATCGATGTAGTAAATAATTCATTTGTGCGATCTGCTGACGTGAGCATTTATGATGGAGTCAGTCGATATACATTGCAAGAACTGTGTTTAAGTAGTTTACAAGAACCACTTAGAACCGAAGTCATAAAACAATTTGGCTTTAATCCAGATAGTATTAAAACAGATATTTGTATTTATGTTGATTTATCAGGCCAAATTAAACCGAAAGAAGATGTAAATTATGAATTGCGTGTCATCACTCAATCTGATACTTTTTTTAGTCAAACGCAAATTCCAGATTTAATCCCTATTGATAGTTTTTGGTTTGAAAAACCACCTGGAAAGAATTCAAATGATACATTTGCACAAATGTTTTGTATTATTTCTGATTTACAAGGTCAGTCAGATTATTATAGATATTTAACCGCAGGTAAAGAGGAGCAATTAACAGCAGGCATAGCTTCTGTAACGGATGATGTTTTTTTCGACGGACAAAAATTTAAATTTACCCTTTCAAAAGCACAAGGAGCAGATGAGTCTTTTGGTGACAACACAGGTCTGTTTAAACGGGGAGATACAGTGCAGATAAAATGGTGTAATATACCGGAGAGCCATTTTAGTTTTTGGAGTACTCTGGAAACAAGTAGGACCCGTCAAGGACCATTTTCTTCTTACGTAAGAATTAATGGTAATATTCAAAATGGCCTTGGTATTTTTGGTGGTCAAAATTGTGCATATTATAAAATTGTGGTTCCAAAATAG